One Salvia miltiorrhiza cultivar Shanhuang (shh) chromosome 6, IMPLAD_Smil_shh, whole genome shotgun sequence genomic window, cctgaACCAGAAGCAGAACCTGTCAAAGTGGAAACTCCAGCTTCTGAACCACCTCCCGATTTGCTGGTGATTATTCAGTATACTTGATGCATGGAACTACCCGATACTTTCAGCTTTCACGTCTTAATATTTCCAACATTCAAGTGAGTGACTATATTTTTCATTGTGTAGGGCCTGAACGAGCCCGCCCCTGCTGCAACTGAGTTGGATGAGAAAAATGCTCTGGCTTTGGCCATTGTGCCTGCTGGTAAGTTTTCCTCGATCCTAGTGTAGCGTTGTCAGGCTTCGGCTTTGCTACAAATAGATAAAAGGAAGGGTTAATGCTGGAAATAACACAAATGTTAGTCGAATTTGCGATTTTCACATGACTTTTACAACCTTGCAATTATAACACCATCTTCAAATTTTTTTCAAGGGTTAGCTGCTAAAATATTCAGGAACTTTCATCTGATTTTGGTTTCCAACAAATTTTAGAAGTGGTTGCAATAGTAAGATCACTTTTCAATTTGTAACAAATAGACACGCTAAATTGTTTCCTGACGACCGAAAAATCAGTGGCATGATTTTTTTGCACATTGGGCAGTGTGTACTCGCAACATATGACTCCAGAGACATCGTATGAGTGTATTGAGGCCAAAATGATTTTGTCGAAATGCATTGAACGTGTCTATTTTGCTACAAATAAAAAAGTTGTGCTCTTATTGCTACAATTTATAAAACATGTCGAAAACCAAAATCAGGTCAAAGTTTGTCAATTTTTAAGCAATAACCATTTCTGCAATGGTGAACTTCACCTATTACTCGACTTGTCTTAAGTTTACAGATAAGGTTGATATATACAAAACGCCGTCTTTGTTAACTTGCATTCTTGCCATTACGCATGTTGCAGAACAACCGGCCTCAACCGGACCAAACCTCTCAAACGGAGCCACTGGCTGGGAGCTAGCACTCGTCACAGCTCCAAGCTCCAACGAGAGCGCTGCTGCAACGAGCAAACTGGTACGTTCCCCAATCTCCAGATTGATTTTTCATCCACAGTCCAAAGCATTCTTCACTGACCAAACGAACCTTTGTTTAAAAAGGCCGGAGGGCTGGACATGCTCACGCTGGACAGTTTATATGACGACGCGATCAGACGAAGCAACCAGACCACAAGCTACAACCCGTGGGAGCAAGGCCCGATGGGGAACTCAATGATGGCACATGATCCATTCTACGCGTCCAACGCAGTGGCTGCACCACCAAACGTGCAGATGTCGAACCAGCCACATCCCTTCATGTTCCAGCAGCAGCAGACGATGATGATGGGCCCACAGCAACCCATGAACCCGTACGTGACCGGGGTCCAGCCCCACCCATACGGCGCAGGTATGCCCGTGCAAGCCTACAATCCTTATTCGGGCCTCATTTGAAGGAAAATTCATCCTATTCATTTGTTGGAAATACTAGGATTATAAGATGGTTAGCTctcttgatgatgatgattattattatatgtATTGGAGATAGATATGGTTGTTTGTATCATATGTTGTGTGAGTGAAGTAGTTTAGATCAAAATTCATTCttgaataattaagtatataatctttttgtattttttttagagttgCATAAAATTCGTAGACCATGTTGGTCGGGAGGAATCTATGTTATTGATGAATTTTTTGGACCGTTGTTTTCCTTGGATCTGTACTATGTAGCAACattcattttataatatttttccaTAAAGAATCAAAAGTTTGGTAATTGAATATGAATCTTGCAACGGGTGAGATCTTATTGCTCAATATTGGTAAATTGGTAATTGTTTCTGCGTGAAGTATTATTCTCTCTATTGTTTCACCTGtgttttcaatatatatttttttgaataatttgatttttcatgcAATATTTCTCGATACACAAAATTTGAACAGTTAGTAAGTATCGGTGGTTGGTGAGTAAAAGTCTATATCCTTTGGAGGACCTTCACGCAGCTTGTTTTGAAGGTGTGGCTGCTTGGGTACAACAGCCTCAATCCCCTTCCCCGATTCACTGAAATATCTTTCAAGCACCTTCTGCAGAACCAATTAACACAACCATCATTTACATTTTACAAACATAATACTCATCGGAGGCGTTTGGTCTGGTGGGATATATAAGATTGATAGGATTGGAAGGGTGATTATAAACAATCCACCCAATTTCAGGATAATAAATAATCACTCAGTTGGATGATTAGATGCGGGCCGAGTTACAATCATGCAAGCCAAACGCTCAATTaaggtgaattattttatcaatcatgcctcATCACTCAAACAAAACGCATCCTCAAGTTTCGCGGATGATAGGGTAAGGGTAGGCTCACCATAGCAGCATAAGCATCGAGTTTTCCTTGACGCACAGATTTACTCACTCCTCTGCAATATTACAATTAAACAACATCGATATGTAGAAAGAGTGAGTGAGAGAATGGAAATGGAGGAGATTATAACGTGGCTATCATGTGCTCGAGCGCCTCAGAAGAGGTTCCATGCTCATCTTGTAGGTATACTCTCCATCCCCTGCATCAACATCATTTATCACACACAAGAATCTCTACATTCCATTCCTCAAGTAGACATAGATAGAATGTACCTCTCTGCAGCTCGAGCTGCAAACCTTCCGGCCACACTACGAACTTTGTTCGACTGCTCTGTTTCCTTCCCCTCGCTGCTCTTCGGAAGCCCAATGATGAATTCATCAACTTCCTATTATCATCACCATAACTCAATCCACCAATACAAACCTCATATCAACTTCTTACATTATAACACGCACCTGCTTTTCAGCAAGATCAAGAAGTCTAAGCTCAAGCTTCTGCCCTCGTAATTCAAGTACCTAATCAAACCACCACAATACACATGTACTACTAGTTTAGACTCCAAGGTTATTTACACCTAATTCTATTGCTAATAATTATACCGTTAAGGGGCGAACAGTGAAGCCTTTGCTAATGGCAACGCCTGTCCGCGACAATCCCAAATCTACCCCTAGGCTAAACCCGCCGCGCCACGACGGATCACGCTTCCGGCGGATAGCGTTTGGGGGAATTTGCTCCTCCCACGCCACTGATTCCGACAATTGCGCTCCTCTGCACGGAGAAATTGAGTTTCTGCATTGAATgtgaagaggaagaagagggTTTAGGGGTTTTGGAGCAATGAATTGAATCGCCATTTTTTAAAGTTGAAGAGCAGGCAGATAAGAAGGAGAATGGGGTTTATAACTATAAGGAAGTATGATGTAGGCCATACCTTTTTGAATACAAATAGTATTATTGTTGTGGAACTACCTCCCACAAACACTTATCACTAGCATTTTAAATCACTATGTTtaatccctcaaaaaaaaaaaaaaaatcactatgTTTAATGCGATGCAGTGAAATTGTATTAAACATAATTCCAGTAGAGGGTGTGCGGATTTCTTCAGACTAACACATGCCTTAAACTATCAGACGGTTTATTGATTACTTCTATTGCCTATGTTCCTGCAATAAAATCATGTGTACTGAAAAACATCCAAAATAGTAGAAGCTTCTTTAGGTTTTGCCAATTGCAAAATATTTGAGTACCTTCCACTGGAGGTGCCCATTTGAACTGGAACCGTGGTCAATAGTACCGAACCGTAACATTTCAATAGACTAAGGTGCTCGAATACACTATGGTGGCTATTGGTTTTTGTTTGGAAAACGACTATGGCCCGATGGTGGTGTTCTCGGACTCAATCTTTGCTATTCATGTCTTACAAGAATCCGGGTCGGGTGCAGAATCTTTGTGCGATGATCTGTGGAAAGTTTTTTAGCACGCTCGCAAATTTGTGGTGATAGATTTTCGTCATGCTTGTAGGAGCGCTAATAGAGCTGCACATGCGCTCGTAGCTTTTGCTTTAGAGGTAAAAGCTTTGTTTATTGGAAGTCGGATTACTCTCCATGGCTTCTTGAGATTGTAAACTCTGATTTATCTATAAAAGTTCTATTCCCTTAAAAAAATTTGAGATTGTAAATTCTGATTTATCTTTATCAAAGTTCTgtttccttcaaaaaaaaaaaaaaaaaatagactaaGGTGCTTGAATACACTTaattaacaattatattttGAAGCGAgaactcaattatgattttgTGTGACATAAACCATTCTAATAGACTTTATGATAGAATTAGATTACTGATTAACAAATTTAGTCTGCGTGTTTTGGAAAGAAAATTATTTTGATGGACATAAACGCTAGACACAATGTTTTAATACTTTGATTGTTGCTAACGTTATTGgattcaaaattataattccAAGTTCCAACGTTCACAGTTTCTATTGATTATGTTTCATTCAATcactattaataaaatattaaaaataataatttagatataaatttatacttaaaaataaattttatttaatcatgaCCAACTCTATGTTACTACATCAGAATATTGTGTAGAAAGAGATTTTCCCAAATGTATAACTATTATGTAAAATTTTACATAATATAATCATTTCGTCCCATTAAATTCAGTTTGTCTTTTTCCGATATATGATTGTTTAAAACTTAAAAGGATTAGATTGTAATGTAAAAATATACTATGACCTAAAAATTTAATACTATAACATACAATAATtactattaaaaaataaaaaaagaccaAATATAATAGAATACCCGAAAAAAAGTGTTAATAAgcaaaaatgcccacttccttaaattttttataaaaatgcactaagttatcatacaaagcattatatgccctaattatgtgaagtacctattttatCCTTTGAtattgatgggtttgcttgattttctgtaaaagtcttacacatttgaccgatttgacagctatcggtcataaaagtcaacgatttgacagctatcagtaaAAAGTACATATGATCGGTGGGTGGCTATATCATGTGTTCGGCATGATtttaccggccggacacatgttttcaccgaccggacacatgatctacccacccaccggtcatatgtactcttgactgatagctgtcaaatcgttgacttttatgatcgatagctgtcaaatcggtcaaatgtgtaagattttcacagaaaaccaagctaaacccatcaaatcaaagaGTATTTAAATAATAAGGCATATAATGTTTTGTATAATAacttagggcatttttacaaaaaaaacataagaaagtgggcattttaaattttcactccgaaaaaaatatacttaatcgagtttaatggaaataaaaaataatgttgaCACGTTATACTCAGGACAAAAGAGTATTATAATTTGACTTTTCACATTATCTTTTTAGTTTAGTTCTTGATTATTGATATttgtacataatttttttaaaaatctatttTCATATTGTGCATCATACGATTACAACCAAAGATTCTCTTTTGTTAGAGGTCTTGAATTCAATCTTACATGCGTGCGGTGATATTTTTTCACTTTAGGTGGTATTGTATTTCCATCTGCGTGCGGTATTGTATTATTTGGTGTTGATATTCCTACCTATGTACGGTGTTGTATTGTTTGATGTTGAGGTGTTGCATTGTTTAATGTTGACATTCCCTCCTGCGTATGGTGTTGTATTGTTTGGTGTTGACATTTTCGCCTGCTTGTGGTGTTGTATTGTTTGGTTACATTCCCGCTTGCGTGCGGTATTGTATTGTTTGGTGTTGAGGTCTCACACGCAGGGCGTTTCTCGCTTGAGGTGGTGGTGAGGTCCCGTCTACGTGCgggttgcataattgattatattcaggTACcttttgtaattaaaaaaaaattgtattaaaataaaaaaagaaattgtttgGTGTTGACATTCTCGTATGTGTGTGGTGTTGTATTATTTGGTATTGAGGTCTCATACGTAGGACGTTTTTCGcctgaggtggtggtggtggggttCCGTCTGCGTGGGggttagggatggcaatcgggtacgacgggtacggatagtgactatccatacccatacccacgaactaaatggatagtggttgctacccacaaaactatccatggatatcaaatggtatccaaacccgctacccgcggatacccgctacccgtcgggtatccgcgaaacccgctatccgacgggtatccttcacccactatccgacggatacccgctatccgctggatacccacgaaatagaatttaaatataaatttacaacaaatttaatagaaaaaaaaaatcaacacaaatagcatagttcaaatccacaaagaacaatgtttaaattcaaattcacaataaacaatgtttaaattcatcaactaaaatataaaatccaacaaagaacaatgtctataattgctcgACGGTAGAAATAGAACActcttcattgaactcttcttcttctttatcttcAAGACAAATCCAAAAGCTTTCATTCTTTCCTTGACCTATGAAATAAGCAATTATTTACATTagatatatgaaataaaagattaattataattataattataaatttacgtACCTTCAAGTTGATTTCGTAGCCAATTTTGAGTACACATTAATGCTTCTAATAGCTTTGGTTTGAGACGACTGCGGTGCTCAATATTAGACTTTGGGCCTTATTGTTTTggcctattttaaaatataaaatactagcccataatctcaaaatatgtatttaaagcccatattttatagaattttttgtggatatttgacgggtaattgacgggtaattggcgggtatttttcgcgggtaaacgggtttcacgggtatggatagtaagtatccaaacccatacacacgaactaaatggatagtgaattgtacccacgaaactatccgtggatatcaaatggtatccaaacccaccctaatgggttcgggttttcgcggatatccactacccgcgggtagattgccatccctagtggGGGTTGTATAATTGATTGTATTCAGATAGCTCccgtaattttaaaaaaaataattgcattaaaaaaaaagaaatagaaaaagtaTTGCATTGCAAAACAATAAATTTCCCAATTTACTTTATAGCTTTATACtcattatagattatagatataTTCGTTAATTTTATACTAGACTAACtttgagagaggagagagagaaattggaaAGCTCGTTCTGGATATTGCTTTTGAGTATGGTTTTTGTAGAAGGTTTTGGAATCAGATCATCTGGATTGAACTCATTTGATCACTTTTCTGGAATTATATCCTTCGTTGTGTAGAAACATTTGCTGATTCTGCATGAGAAAATTGGTGGTCgagtagagagagaaattttctTTGTGGTAGCGAAACATGTCTGCCGTAGTGTGCGGAAAGAGATCGAACATCTTTGAGGAATCGCCGTCGTCGCCGCCTGTCAGTAAAAGGATCCGCTGCTCATCGTCGTCTTCGCCCGGCCGTACTTTTTCTCCGCCGAGGGCTGCCGCCGCAGCTAATTATATATCCTCCACTTCTGCGATCGATCATCTTGTCGCCCTCTTTCCTGATATGGACAGACAGGTTATTGTTTCTCAATTTCCTCTTTTTTTATGCCACGTTGTATTTGAGATTCTCTGGTTCTTGCTATGCGAAATATGTGTTCTTCCAGCATTTTGATtgggggaaaatggtggtgaaatTTTGTTCTCGGTTCTTTTGTGTATATCTATTGGATCTTAAAAATTAGTATACTTTTTGCGATTTATAGGaatattgcatttattttgtGGGATTTTATTGCTCGAATTATTGAAAAATGAAATGTTATTTAGGTTGGTGTGACTTGTGAGTCTGCATTCTCTAGAAATGTGCAATGTAGGTAATAACAGGTGGATTGTCCGATGATTTTACCTGGTAATGTCGAGTTTTGTAAATTTCATGTTTGAGACAATTTACTATCATTAAATTGCTTGGCCTTGTTCATTCTCTTTCATGGTCAGATGAAACAGGGGATGCGTTCTTTGGAAATATTTCAGGTTACATTCTTGTCTAACAAAATGTTTAGTGAATTTTGAGATTAACTCATTGACCTACAATGCCATGCTATTCTACACCACACTTTTGCAAATGTTTTGATCTAGCTAGCTTAAGAAGGCcagatttttgttttttattggTTATTTTACTGGTTACATTCTTTACTCCTATCAAGTTTGATTCAATCCAGGAAAAAGATGGAAAGTGTGTATCATATAAGCAATTTAAATATGTAAAGTGTGTATCATTTTTCTTATATCTTCTGCTTGATGTTAAATTTAATTAACTCGTTATGAATGGTTTTGACTTCTAGTTTCTGGAAAAGGCCCTCGAAGAGTCTGGTGATGATTTGGATTTGGCTATCAAAAGATTAAATGATCTCCGATTGAGTGTTGCCGCAAGTTCATCCGATCTTACCCGGGAAATTGACGACCAGTTTTTGGCtaaaggttttttttttgtcaattttAGTGCTTTGTTTGGTAACCTATGCTTCATAAGTTTCTATATGCTTTCTGAAATAACACCTCCCTGATACATGTAAATCCGGTATAACAATTAGTAGATGTTGAATTTCTGAAGATCTTTTGGCTCTAGCCCTACTAAGTGAATCATCATTGGTTCTCTATATATCCATTAAATTCTGCTGCCATTTCCAAATTTCTATACGACCTGGTGGTGGCACATAATCTTGGCATGGCCTACCTCATTTTTAGTCATTCTGGTTCTTGTTTATTTCCTTATTGTTCTCACTGACTCCTGAAGCTTGTTCTCTTGGAGTCCTCCTAGATCTATCCTGGTGGCCCTGTCCCAAGTGAACAGAAACACTGGACTCACATATGATATTTGACATCTTAACTGTGTTTACCTTTACCACCCAGTTCTTCTTGTTGGATGACAGTGATTTTTGCATCATTTGCTTAGATTCTTtgtgatatttattttttttccttttttcttttactattTCATGATTATTCTGTTTAGCCACTTCACGATTTCACATGCCATGAATGTCACTGAATGTGTATTCCTTTGTTTAGTTACCCTTGACGATTGACATATTTGATTTTCTCATCCTTCATGTCAAACGAAGCACCTTATTCTTTTTCTAACTTGTACCTTCATTTATGTCCATTTGTTGTTACGTGCTTTGTGTCTGCCCAAATGAGTACAAATCTTATCCACTTTTTTATAATGAAtaactttatttcattttcatgtACAGTGGTGAATGATGGGGGGCCTGCTTCAGGAGAGGAACCACCTGGTGTAAACAATCTTCCTGTAGACGGAGCAGAGTGGGTGGAGCTTCTGGTTAGAGAAGTCTTGACTGCAGCCAATGTAGAGGATGCTAAGGCACGTTTGTCCCAAGCACTTGAGGCATTAGAGAAGTCCATTTGTGCGAATGCTACTGCAGAGGCTGCGAAAAGCTTCCAGAAGGTGTGTGGTTTAATCATTTATGTTGAATACCCACCTCCTATAAAATAGTATATAACAGAGATtcatttaatattcaatttctTGAAAACTGCCTGTCACATGTAAGTATTTTTTATAAGCTTACTAAGCTAAGTCGAAATGAGTATTAGTCATCAATTAAGACATAAAAGCTGA contains:
- the LOC130988238 gene encoding uncharacterized protein LOC130988238; protein product: MAIQFIAPKPLNPLLPLHIQCRNSISPCRGAQLSESVAWEEQIPPNAIRRKRDPSWRGGFSLGVDLGLSRTGVAISKGFTVRPLTVLELRGQKLELRLLDLAEKQEVDEFIIGLPKSSEGKETEQSNKVRSVAGRFAARAAERGWRVYLQDEHGTSSEALEHMIATGVSKSVRQGKLDAYAAMKVLERYFSESGKGIEAVVPKQPHLQNKLREGPPKDIDFYSPTTDTY
- the LOC130988239 gene encoding uncharacterized protein LOC130988239, translating into MSAVVCGKRSNIFEESPSSPPVSKRIRCSSSSSPGRTFSPPRAAAAANYISSTSAIDHLVALFPDMDRQFLEKALEESGDDLDLAIKRLNDLRLSVAASSSDLTREIDDQFLAKVVNDGGPASGEEPPGVNNLPVDGAEWVELLVREVLTAANVEDAKARLSQALEALEKSICANATAEAAKSFQKENIVLKQQLEALLQENTILKRAVSIQHERQKEFEETGHELHQLKQLVSQYQEQLRTLEVNNYALTMHLKQAQQSGSLPGRFHPDVF